From the genome of Danio aesculapii chromosome 16, fDanAes4.1, whole genome shotgun sequence, one region includes:
- the LOC130243949 gene encoding protein transport protein Sec61 subunit beta-like — protein MPGPAASATNVGASSRSPSKTVAPRTAGTSARQRKATSSGARSGGRSTASAGTGGIWRFYTEDSPGLKVGPVPVLVMSLLFIASVFMLHIWGKYTRS, from the exons ATG CCTGGACCCGCAGCTAGTGCAACAAATGTTGGTGCCTCCAGCCGTTCCCCCAGTAAGACGGTGGCTCCCCGCACCGCTGGTACCTCAGCCAGGCAAAG GAAAGCCACAAGCAGCGGAGCGCGCAGCGGAGGCAGATCCACAGCTTCTGCAGGCACAGGAGGAATATGGCGCTTTTACACTGAAGACTCACCAGGGCTTAAAGT TGGCCCAGTTCCAGTTTTGGTGATGAGTCTGTTGTTTATCGCATCTGTCTTCATGCTGCACATCTGGGGAAAATACACCCGATCCTAA